A part of Vespula pensylvanica isolate Volc-1 chromosome 20, ASM1446617v1, whole genome shotgun sequence genomic DNA contains:
- the LOC122635916 gene encoding uncharacterized protein LOC122635916, whose protein sequence is MSIGHDERQRDQQERTLESYAEEIEQRELEIAWTTGEQSSRTTLMEDIIEKNIVIRSAEDTKEKDDDSRSSLEDICRICHMGDGTLLGLNKNQSRCHTDDKQIRIPTFSSCSYLGPLISACKRRNKEA, encoded by the exons ATGTCAATCGGTCATGATGAACGGCAACGAGACCAACAAGAGCGTACGCTCGAAAGTTATGCGGAGGAAATAg AGCAAAGAGAATTGGAAATAGCATGGACGACGGGCGAACAATCGTCGCGGACGACATTGATGGAAGAtatcatcgaaaaaaatattgttatcaGATCGGCGgaagatacgaaagaaaaggacgacg ATTCTCGCTCATCGTTGGAAGACATATGTAGAATCTGTCACATGGGTGATGGCACTTTGTTAGGACTCAACAAGAATCAATCGAGGTGTCATACTGATGACAAACAAATTCGAATACCCACGTTCTCTTCCTGCTCCTATCTGGGTCCGCTTATCTCCGCCTGCAA GCGACGTAACAAGGAGGCttga